The genomic interval cacaacagcgcaagcgctagAAGTAGCCTAAATAAAACGTCCAACgttagtgcattcacacagttcccagttccctgccctgagcaagatgaactttaatttccccaatttttaaatgctatttatttctcaaccattatctcaagaagaggaatcagtccattatcacccttttcgctgtttctttttttcccatacactttctttaaatagccttcaaaatataatctgcgcggcgctgtatttttgtcccgctcccgctattccgcaccgcaccattccgctcgcgcaaaattcactccgtgctcacccgcaataaattattttattcccgacccgactgatccagctaaatttagattttgtttccagaatctatcttttaaatttcccttacagaaagagagacactggataggaattgtccgtgcaatcatttatttttcttacagcctGCTGTAGCCAATGTCAACACcgtaactaaaaaaaaatcacagaaaaataggctaaatcaaatgtgacatctgtcactcagaattataagaaaaaaaatacaaataaaacgaaaactgctgacttagatgctaaaataaagtttatatatatatatatatatatatatatatatatatatatatatatatatatatatatatatatatatatatatatatatatatgaatgaatgaatgaatgaatgaatgaatgttcactgacgacggtcaacgaaacatcgatcctccaactgaatgcgtggccgacacagaacaatttaactggctagcttattatttgttatgcaagttatttgtaaattaaacgaactgctgtctattgttcattttcgttaacttcaaacgtaggctaaattaaagagaagtggttttttctatagcctagctattgtttatttttgtaatgcacgttataatttgtagctacattaaacacatttatgtttaggatatacatatattttcttgtcatgtaatttaaaatgtgtaaatgaaaataaattgcctattagcctacgtaggctttttacaactacagcctatttatagaccaataaaataacttaagtttaacattagaaacaacatttttttattatcagccaaaccagaagaaaacacttttcaacactttcattgcgctgagcgggagaagctggagctgaaccgggatggggaataatgcacaatagagactctggtaaggcctgagcgggacatcatcttctgggatgagtgcatatttccactgtccgcagctttgcggggctgaatcggtcgacggctgcatggcatgccataaaaaaatgcatctgagatgatgagttgaataaaaataattaggcctacttaaaaaaaaaaaacttgggtatataggctaaaatatattgtaacagttacatttaacataataaactgttaactaatatttgcaatttgacaatatttaaccggctacagatttacatgcttatggtccagcccatcgtcgcaggctttgaagcatgtcaaaacccaatagaaagctcaaaaaaagtatatatataaaaaaaaaaaaaaatatatatatatatatatatatatatatatatatatatatatatatagcttcttgcgtatgcttgcactctgtaataatatatatatatatatatatatatatatatatatatatatatatatatatatatatatagtagtagtatatgctccatttctctttttaaaatgtcctcacgaacgtccgctgtcagttgtcagaacctgctagtccattaacggcgctttggttcattgttgccaagtctggaatggggttgcatttaggctactgttgctttggggtgtttgtagcctatagtccacaggttaagttgtctttacttaagcaatatttctactgcccgcgccccgcattttgggatattttggtcCATTCTGGCCGTGATTCCaatacttttgaataacaattggaggggttttattattcagacctggcaaccctgtctctcggttcgcccttcgtgcacttcgtgcactttgaaggcgtggcctggtctggccttcgaagtgcatggccttcgaagtgcgcacccttcactttgggacacagctatagaggagccatcttggaaaaagtctcgacgagtcgagccacaaacactgtgctaagtgagctggtcaataggtattaagtttgtgaaatctaataacagattttttttttttaatgaattaattttcTGTGTTGCATTTAGTGCTTTCTTCTGCAAACAATGGACCataagtcacagttcatcacttagcacagcgttcgtggctcaactcgtcgagactgtttacCAAGATGGCTCCTGTCTATATACGCGTAATGTATTgtctttttaaagtattttcttattaaactgtttgtacacttacaaagttctcaatgcttcggtttgcatatagggaccctcattatgctaccgtgttagtgtgaggctattttgagccttgttagtggtattaactagtgatttaatttGACTTATTCTGTGCCCCATatactagcgttataagctaatctgtttttaaagataaaactctttatatttgattttcatgaaaacgcatccaaGAGAAGGATCtgctcggtaaccatctgttaattacccctaggttcatttctcaccggagtagTCCTTTTAATACAACAGTCTATATATTTTTCTAACTGGGGTGGGGGTTTTGAGGAGGCCTCCAATTGATTCTTTAAAACAGGCCTCTGAATTGCAAATGCCACCTCTGGTGAAGGTAAATATATCTGACTTAACTCACATTTGTGTGTTCCATTGGTTGGAGGTTGTGTTGAAGTAACCCCAGCTGGCAGCATTTTGTCCAGTCATGACACACTTGTCAAGGCCTCCCAACATGGAAACCACATAGTCTTGAATGGTGCCTGCGTCACTGAAGCCTGACAGGAACTCGggcctgaatcaatgacatataataaaaataattcagtgtaAAGAAATTGGATTTTTGCTGACATAATTTAGTCTGAAACCTTGAGCGTGAAATTTACCTGTGTTTCATATACCAGAAAATGGTGGCACAACCAAAGCCAGTGGCCAGACTCAGGTGTGAGTCTGGTTTAGGTAAGGAAGACAGGAAGTCAGTGCTGCAGCGCCCATCCTGCCAGGTGATCAGCTGACTGAAGTCTTTGGGAATTAATCTAATAGATTCTTCTTTACTTAGACATGCACTGCCTAATAGAGATGGATGACAGTATAAGTAAATCAGtataagaacaaaaaaaaatctaaataattttttgaatGAACATGAGTGCTTTCAACTACAGTGCCACACTACAGTGCCACACCACAATGCCAGGAGAATGAAACATGCGTTTAGTAGTTGTTCAGTGTGTTAAATGTTAACCTGATCTAGATTTCCAGAACACAATGCCATGCATTTGTCCACATACTCCAATGAACTTGACTTTTTTCAGCTTGTCTTTGGGTAAAGCATCCATGCATTGATTCAGAGCAGCAATTATCAGTGCAGGATCCTGCTCTTTGGcctattacaaaaacaataaatgatTCAAAAAGCACATTAAACAAACCTCGCAAAATGTAGAACCAAACATACGGTACACTTTAGGCTACCATGTGTTTTCTCACAATACCTATTGAGGTTAATTTCTCTGTATCCATCGCTTTTTAATCAAATAGTTGTTACCTACATGTGTGTCTGTGGTGCAGCTGATATCAGAGTGTGTAGGGAAACTCCTGCTGTCTGTCACTGTTTTTGACTGCGCCTCCAGCAGCACGACTTTAACTGATGTGGTGCCCAGATCCATGCCGAGAACAAAGTCAGCAGAACAACTGAGTGATGTCGCCATGACCTCTACTTTTGTGCAGTCAGTGAACAATGTGTAGTATAGGTAATGTATGTAATTGCACACTAAAATAAACTGCTCTTAATGTTATTACTGCATTTCTAGTTGTCCACGGCCAGAACTAGTGATGTTCGATTGATGAATGAATCGCTCGTGTTTCGATTCTTTTCAATGAATATGTTGAACCGGTTGACAAAACTGTTCtgaatgattcattcaagaatcGGACGGATATTATTCGGTTCGAGAAACGTGTCTTTTGAAGACATATTGATaaacacccttaaaaataataacaataataacaacaacaataataaagatGTTTTTAAGTATATTGCAAAGACGTCGTCCTGAGTCGCAAATCGATCATTTCGAAAGAACCGATTCTCACAAATGATTCTTCCATCCCATCACCATTTTGAGCCTTCGCGGATCCCGTAGAGTGGGTGAAAGGTAAATGAAATAAGCAGATATTTAAACCGTAATTTTATTCAGAGCTATACACACAGAAGTGTACTATTATGCAtattattcttttaaatgaatTACAAGTTGTCgtgaatataaaataaaattagatctagcgttttatttttaaaaagtcccATGGTGCATAGCGAGAAAATGGCTGACAGAGAATGACACACGCTGTGGTTTATCCCGAATTTGCTAATTTCTCCTGAACACATTCCTAGTTGAAATATAGTCTTAAACAAATAGCTTATGATGGTCGggtgtttaatgtaaattatGCTTTCTTGAATCGCGGAGGCTGACGCTTGATTTGTGTTTATAATATCTTAACGGTAAGTGGAGGAGGGGGTTTCACGTGAATGTATGATCTCTCCGCCGGATTTATGTGCTCATTTGTTTTTCGCCTGTCTCTTGTCTCCACTCAGCGTGTttttaacatcacaacatggccACAGTAGCAGCCAAACGCGAGGGACCGCAGTTCATCAGTGAGGTGGCCGTCAGAGGAAACAACGCTGTGCTCGACTACTGCCGCACGTCCGTGTCTGCTCTGTCCGGGGCGACAGCGGGCATCCTCGGGCTCACAGGACTCTACGGCTTCGTCTTTTATTTCCTTGCTTCTTTCCTGCTGTCTTTGCTTCTGATCCTCAAAGCCGGTCGCCGATGGAACAAGTGCTTCAAATCTCGACGTCTGCTATTTACAGGAGGCCTCGTGGGCGGCCTCTTTACTTACGTGCTGTTCTGGACTTTCCTCTACGGAATGGTGCATGTGTACTAAAGGGACTCGGACAGTACAGCAGCCGTGTAGATGTACAACAGTAAAAATGATAGAGATGCTGCCTCAGGGTAGAGAGTGCTGGTTGATGTACCACAGATCTTGTCCGTGACCTTACTTAAGTTTAGCCTTTAAAATTTAAAACGTTTTCTCAGTACTAATTGCACTGAACTTTAGATATTTAAAAATTGTGTGTCTTTATTTCCTcttgtaatttaataatttcctaACACTTGTTCCTAGGCAGGGCTAGGTTTGAGTCTAGTGTTGTCCTACAGGGAAATTAATTTGTTTTCAGCTTGCTTTCTGTGTATGATGTACAAAACTATTTGAACTCCAGTCATCAATCAGAAACTGTTGTAAAACAGTTGTGTGTAAACACACAATACTTCagatattttgagaaataaatcattaacCTCAAGGATTAAATTGTGTGGTTTCTTGAAGTACACTATAAAAACAAACAGTTTATCAATTTAGGTTAATGGTTTGTTCATCACTAAAATATTTAAGATTGTGTAGACTTTGAATATTGTGCGTGGATAtacatagacagacagacagaagtatagatagatagacaaaagtatagacagacagttTAGGTagatagacagaagtatagatagacagacagaaagaagtatagatagacaaaGGTATAGAGACAGAagtacagatggatggatggatatggatggatagatagttTTCAGTTCAGTCTGTGAGAGTTCATATGAATAACACAGAATGACCGTCTTCATTTATCTGCCGCCTGACAACAGAATAAACCCTGTATTCATATAATTTCAATATGTATGTAGCCTATAGATAACCCTTTCATGATGATGTGTGCAAAAAATTATGAGCTACTCAAAAATTAACGTAGAAAATGTTCCTGTCATTTCTGAGCTTTCACGTTGTCATTAAGATGGCAGTACCAAGAAATAAGTGTGTGGTCACATGACTACACAACAGTGTTAGACCTGCCCACAACTCATGTAGACATACATTACAAATGTTAATGTATTATAAATGAAGATTTGCTTCATAATAGAAGTTGCTTTTTAATACCACACTAAAATATGCAAGGAAAATTTACAGTCACAATTGTGATTGGTGGGATTAAATTTTAAGACTTTGTAAACTGTTTAAATATTGTGCCTATGATATCATAGCAGTGTACAAGTTTTTTTGTTCTGGATTACTTATGGGTATTTTTTCAAATTATAAAACTTAAATTATTGTAGTGTAGTTTGAATTATATATATGTGCAATCATATCCAGTGCCACCAGTGTGCCAGTCACAGTAGTGAAAACTATACGTTTTATAAATAATCCGtaagtatacactgtaaaaaattacttagaaaaaaagttatctggttgccttaaaattaagagttcattgagttaatacaatgaaaattttttgagattcgacaacctttattaaaagattattaaaagattttataagcatattgggtaataatgtgtgtgttatttctgatgacacagtgaaacatgccaaattgtgctattttcattatttatcacattttttatgtggttcagatacaaaaatattttgagtttctatttattaaactaatttccttcattgtatcaactcaaatttttaatttcaataaactaaaaattttaaggcaaccaggttacttacttttttaagttaaaccaacaaaaaccaaaacaaattttttacagtgtacagtttATATAAATTATTGCAAGCATCTTAATATAGATATTCACATTACCAGGCAAAAGTTTGGGATTGATAACGCTCACCAAGGCAAAATTTACttggatcaaaaatacaattaaaaaaattatattgtgaaattatgtttattttaatatattttaaaatctatttcTGTGATgggaaagctgaattttcagtgtcatatgatccttaagaaattattctaatatgctgattagtGATTTGAAAAGAAGagtgtttattctaaaaataGAATCTTCTGTAACTAAATGTAGTGTAGTGAAAAAATAGTAGTGTGGatcttttttaaatacattttttttaagattgGACTTAAAAATTTACacattttttcacatttattcaAGATAAACGCAACCCATTGACCTACAAATTgttctttaaatattttaacatttattcaaCCTTGTTTGACATTTTTTGGTGTCAGGTCAGatttacaataaataatcttgtttatTATAAACCCTTTGTAACAAAAACATCCATTGGCATTTAAAACACTATACTCTAAAAAAGATGGTTCTTGAGGATCTCTGCACATAGTAAAAGTTCCATTTAGAACCATATCGTCCTTAAAAACCCTTTATATGCTGTAATGGTTCTTAGAGTTTAGGGTTCTTTATTCCCgcctttttgttttttaaaatctgtAACTGTCAAATACACCTCATTGCTGATTTTCTGGAGCTCAACCATTCAATTACATAGACTGTCAACACACTCTCAACAGGTAAATGATTTCCTTCTATGTCTAAATTTTAACTTTCTCTTTTTAGTTTCACAGGACATGTAAGTGTGACCAGCTCTGTTCTGTCCGAAGAACCTAAATGTGGTACTGTTTAGAACCATTTTCTTAAGAATGTAGGAGATCATAAATAACACTGGCACTATTCCTCTTCGGTATGACTGAGTATAGACCCGCTATAACAACTCCCTTCATACATCCACAGTAAATCCAATGGTATCCAGCATCAGAAAAATTCTCTACTGGTTGCGTGGTGTTCTTAGAGTTGAAACAGGAGAAATGGTCTGTTTTTCTGTTGCATGCTGAGTCCTGAATGTCACTGTACCCTGTGGCTTTCTCTCAGGACTGTGGGTTTTGAGCGCTGAGACTGTGGGCTGGATCTGTTTCTCTGGGTTGCTATTAGGCTGAGATGACACTGATGTCAATGGCAGCATCTCTGCTGCCTGTTTCTCCTCTCTCTTCGGTCGCCCATCTTGTCGATGATGGCCGTGGTGTCTTACatgctttctctctctgtgcttTCCAGATTGTTTTCTAGAGGTGCAAATAAAATGGTATGAATGGAACCcatatgtaaataataataaaaaatccaCTGCAGTTAACTGTATAGTACACAATAGTACATCACATGAAATTACAAGTAGATTCTTACTTTGTGATAGCCTCAAATTTTGTCTCTCTGTAGAAGGAGCTTTTGTTCATCATGTAGAGCAGAATCATGTCACAGGCAAAAACCCCCTGTGGAATGAGATGAGCACTGATCACACAAGAGTCTGAGAAACATCTCAACCATTGGTGACACCGTCGAGAAGTAGCTTATATACTCACAGCACCCATTAACGCTAGTCCAGAACCAATATTAATCACTGTAGGAATGATACTGAATTTCCCAGCCTGGAAAACAAATAAGCTGGCAAAGtaaataatcatatttttacTATTTCACCATGACCTCAATGACAGAAATCTCTATAATCTTTTCGATTATCTCTTACCTTTCCACTCACTAATATATCAAAGCGAATTCCATACACTTTAAAAAGATTCCGATAGGTTTGACCTGCTGCATCATTGTAGTATCGAGCAAATCTTGAAAATGAGAGAAACATGTCAGCCAGTTTAATGATACAGTTCCAAAACAAAATGCCTGGAAAGAAAAAGTGGTGAAAATCTCTGTGAATTATTAATTTTGTATGGTCAGGTTTATGTTTTAGTAGCTAAAGTTTTGGTGAAAGCTTGTGTGGTAAGCAAAATGGCTGAAATCACCTGTAGAACCTTGTTATATGAGTGAAATTGAAAAATCAGAGCAATACCTGAAGTTGTAACCAGAGGTGACTGAGTGTTGTGAATTGTCCAAGCGGTTGAAGCTATATTCAGGGTTACACCGAGATTCATCTTTATCCAAATCACAATTCCACTCAATTCCTACTGCAATTGAAGCACCCTGTGTGTGCATATGAAAGAGAAGAAAACATCATAACATTTTCATCAAAAATAATCTATGCCCACcgctactatatatatatatatatatatatatatatatatatatatatatatatatatatatagtagaggtgggcatagattattttttaaatctagattttagattaattttgaaattaatctagattaaaatggATCATCTGAATTCTGCCGAAGGCTTTCAGAATGTGTGTGCTACCCTCTCACGTACGTTACACTAGGGGTGTAATGGTAAAGATCGCTCACAGTTCTGTTTGTATCacgttttaggttcacggtttcggtACGGTTCTGTATTTGCTATGTTTagggaaaaaaggactactgtcaaataaaaataaagaaatgaataagaacaaataacttaaatacaagcagcagcataaataaatactgttgagcaaagatactaataaaataaacaataaacaactaaaaaaataaacttttcaggtaggtctaacattagtttttaggtagagaaattgaataaagtaatcaaatgtaataattgcatattttactgtttaaattaaagattaatccttatcaaatttacaaaagctattcaatcaagagcagtgagtgatgtccttatcttttgacattaaacagagtaaaggcttctgcccctttaagacctaatgcagggatatgcgtcttctttctcgactgtataaagttcacttaaggcatatacagactatgtctgcttggatactcctcaagatggacatgttgacatactggGCCTGAGGGAGGAGCAGAACTGGAGGAAAAGTGTAAAGCAGACCGCTGGGCCAGTCGTGGGCTAGCGCATCCCTGCTCTTTGAAAAATAAATTGGGCAGTGACAGTTGTCTTCAGAGGCGAAGAGGTCGACCTCTGCCCTCCCGAAAACATTCCATATCATCTGAACCGTTTGGGGATGGAGAATCCATTCCACTGGGGACACGAGGCCCCTGGAGAGcatgtctgctccctggttcaGTTT from Pseudorasbora parva isolate DD20220531a chromosome 3, ASM2467924v1, whole genome shotgun sequence carries:
- the emc6 gene encoding ER membrane protein complex subunit 6 gives rise to the protein MATVAAKREGPQFISEVAVRGNNAVLDYCRTSVSALSGATAGILGLTGLYGFVFYFLASFLLSLLLILKAGRRWNKCFKSRRLLFTGGLVGGLFTYVLFWTFLYGMVHVY